A single genomic interval of halophilic archaeon DL31 harbors:
- a CDS encoding Cellulase (KEGG: hla:Hlac_0724 peptidase M42 family protein~PFAM: Peptidase M42), which translates to MAFDFDFDLLRDVTETSSVPGYEDRVRDIVRDELEANTDHVRTDAMGNVVGTVEGDSDYSVAIAAHMDEIGFMVKHITEDGFLKLDALGGWDARVLRAQRVTVHAEEEDITGVFGSVPPHTLDDDDADEKEEVGDRVVDLGRDAEEVEELVSVGDIVTMDQNTIKMGDTVTGKALDDRVCLFTMLEAARELESPDVTIHFCATVQEEVGLRGATALGVDVDPDLAVALDVTIASDIPGVSEDKHVTALGDGAAIKLKDSSVITTPKVHKRLKAVAEDEDIDHQFEVLPAGGTDTAGFQNTYGAKPVGAISIPTRYLHTVTETANGDDIHATIDLLTAFLDSETGEHDYSL; encoded by the coding sequence ATGGCATTCGACTTCGACTTCGACCTGCTGCGAGACGTGACAGAAACCAGCAGCGTCCCCGGCTACGAGGATCGCGTGCGCGACATCGTTCGCGACGAACTCGAAGCCAACACAGACCACGTGCGCACGGACGCGATGGGCAACGTCGTGGGCACGGTGGAGGGCGACTCGGACTACTCCGTCGCCATCGCCGCCCACATGGACGAGATCGGCTTCATGGTGAAACACATCACTGAGGACGGCTTCCTCAAACTCGACGCACTCGGCGGTTGGGACGCCCGCGTCCTCCGTGCCCAGCGCGTCACCGTCCACGCTGAGGAGGAGGACATCACGGGCGTGTTCGGCTCCGTTCCGCCCCACACGCTCGACGACGACGACGCGGACGAGAAAGAGGAGGTTGGCGACCGCGTCGTCGACCTCGGCCGTGACGCTGAGGAGGTCGAGGAACTGGTCAGCGTCGGCGATATCGTCACGATGGACCAGAACACGATCAAGATGGGCGACACGGTCACGGGGAAAGCCCTCGACGACCGCGTCTGCCTGTTCACGATGCTCGAGGCCGCCCGCGAACTGGAGAGCCCCGACGTGACCATCCACTTCTGTGCGACCGTGCAGGAAGAGGTCGGCCTCCGTGGTGCGACCGCGTTGGGCGTCGACGTCGACCCCGACCTCGCGGTCGCGCTGGACGTGACTATCGCGAGCGACATCCCCGGCGTCAGCGAGGACAAACACGTTACTGCGCTGGGTGACGGCGCCGCAATCAAGCTGAAGGACAGCTCCGTCATCACGACGCCGAAGGTCCACAAGCGCCTGAAAGCGGTCGCCGAGGACGAGGATATCGACCACCAGTTCGAGGTGCTCCCCGCCGGCGGCACCGACACCGCGGGCTTCCAAAACACCTACGGCGCCAAGCCCGTCGGCGCCATCTCCATCCCGACGCGCTACCTCCACACGGTCACGGAGACGGCCAACGGCGACGACATCCACGCCACTATCGACCTGCTGACGGCGTTCCTCGACTCCGAGACGGGCGAGCACGACTACTCGCTGTAG
- a CDS encoding acetate/CoA ligase (TIGRFAM: Acetate--CoA ligase~KEGG: hla:Hlac_1306 acetate/CoA ligase~PFAM: AMP-dependent synthetase/ligase), translated as MTEDNVELEARLAEQDSFEPPEAFVDQANVSDPGIYDEFEENWPDCWERAAEMLDWEESYDTVLDDSNPPFYKWFTGGSLNASAQCLDRHLAERGDETAIEWVGEPVDEADRSYTYEALHREVNEAAAALREMGVGEDDVVTLYMPMIPELPIAMLACARIGAPHSVVFAGFSADALATRMNAADSEYLVTCDGYYRRGDPLDHLSKANTGLNGVEHDTETLVVNRLPDADDQGVELRDDQTYWTEALLEQESAEVEPVSRNAEDMLFLMYTSGTTGKPKGVKHTTGGYLSWATWTSHAVLDVKPEDTYFCAADIGWITGHSYIVYGPLSLGTTTMMYEGTPDYPERNRLWEIIEEYEADQLYTAPTAIRAFMKWGKQYPDQHDLSSLRLLGTVGEPINPRAWKWYYTHIGDESCPIIDTWWQTETGGQMITTLPGVGTMKPGSAGPPLPGVDAEIIDTKGEPVDAGRAGYLTIQNPWPGMLRTLYKNDERFIGEYWAEYSDTDSDDPEDWVYFPEDGAKIDDDGYITVLGRVDDVLNVSGHRLGTMEIESAIVGVEGVAEAAVVGGNHDIKGEAVYAYVITEDGYDENETLRDRIIQGVEEAIGPIARPESVVFTPELPKTRSGKIMRRLLEDIANGEELGNTSTLRNPEVVESIQQRAGD; from the coding sequence ATGACAGAGGATAACGTAGAACTCGAAGCGCGCCTCGCCGAACAGGACTCCTTCGAGCCACCGGAAGCGTTCGTCGATCAGGCGAACGTCTCGGATCCGGGCATCTACGATGAGTTCGAGGAGAACTGGCCGGACTGCTGGGAACGCGCCGCCGAAATGCTCGACTGGGAGGAGTCCTACGACACCGTGCTCGATGACTCCAACCCCCCGTTCTACAAGTGGTTCACCGGCGGGAGCCTGAACGCCTCCGCACAGTGTCTCGACCGGCATCTGGCGGAACGGGGCGACGAGACCGCCATCGAGTGGGTCGGCGAACCCGTCGACGAAGCCGACCGGAGCTACACGTACGAAGCGCTCCACCGCGAAGTGAACGAAGCGGCCGCGGCGCTGCGCGAGATGGGCGTTGGCGAGGACGACGTCGTGACGTTGTACATGCCGATGATTCCGGAGCTGCCCATTGCCATGTTGGCGTGTGCCCGCATCGGCGCGCCCCATTCGGTCGTCTTCGCCGGCTTCTCCGCCGACGCGCTCGCGACCCGGATGAACGCCGCCGACTCGGAGTATCTCGTCACCTGTGACGGCTACTACCGCCGCGGTGACCCGCTTGACCACCTCAGTAAGGCCAACACGGGGCTCAACGGTGTCGAGCACGACACCGAGACGCTCGTCGTGAACCGGCTGCCCGACGCGGACGACCAGGGTGTCGAGCTCCGCGACGACCAGACGTACTGGACCGAAGCGCTGCTGGAACAGGAGAGTGCGGAGGTAGAGCCGGTCTCTCGTAACGCCGAGGATATGCTGTTTCTGATGTACACCTCCGGCACCACCGGGAAGCCCAAAGGGGTGAAACACACCACCGGCGGCTATCTCTCCTGGGCAACCTGGACCTCCCACGCCGTCCTCGACGTGAAGCCCGAAGACACCTACTTCTGTGCGGCCGACATCGGCTGGATTACCGGTCACTCCTACATCGTCTACGGCCCGCTCTCGCTCGGGACGACGACGATGATGTACGAGGGAACGCCGGACTACCCAGAACGCAACCGGCTCTGGGAGATTATCGAGGAGTACGAGGCTGACCAGCTCTACACCGCGCCGACGGCTATCCGGGCGTTCATGAAGTGGGGCAAGCAGTATCCAGACCAGCACGACCTCTCGAGTCTCAGGCTGCTCGGGACAGTCGGTGAGCCGATCAACCCCCGCGCGTGGAAATGGTACTACACGCATATCGGTGACGAATCCTGCCCCATCATCGACACGTGGTGGCAGACCGAGACGGGCGGCCAGATGATTACCACGCTGCCCGGTGTCGGGACGATGAAGCCCGGTTCTGCAGGCCCGCCGCTCCCTGGCGTCGACGCCGAAATTATCGACACCAAAGGCGAACCTGTCGACGCCGGCCGTGCGGGCTACCTGACGATCCAGAATCCATGGCCAGGGATGTTGCGGACGCTCTACAAGAACGACGAACGGTTCATCGGTGAGTACTGGGCGGAGTACTCCGACACCGACAGCGACGATCCCGAGGACTGGGTCTACTTCCCGGAGGACGGCGCCAAAATCGACGACGACGGCTACATTACCGTGCTGGGCCGGGTCGACGACGTACTCAACGTCTCCGGTCACCGGCTGGGGACGATGGAGATCGAGAGCGCCATCGTCGGCGTCGAGGGCGTCGCCGAGGCCGCCGTCGTCGGCGGGAACCACGACATCAAAGGCGAGGCGGTGTACGCCTACGTCATCACCGAGGACGGCTACGATGAGAACGAGACCCTGCGCGACCGCATCATCCAGGGCGTCGAGGAGGCCATCGGTCCCATCGCCCGGCCGGAATCGGTCGTCTTCACGCCCGAACTCCCCAAAACGCGGTCGGGGAAAATCATGCGCCGGCTGCTCGAGGACATCGCCAACGGCGAGGAACTGGGCAACACCTCGACGCTTCGCAACCCTGAGGTCGTGGAGTCGATTCAGCAGCGGGCGGGCGACTGA
- a CDS encoding Oxidoreductase FAD-binding domain protein (PFAM: Oxidoreductase FAD-binding region~KEGG: hbo:Hbor_23320 flavodoxin reductase family protein), translated as MDSTVTVVENESVGPDTYAVTFDSPDGFDARPGQFVKLSADVEGEGHARFYTLSSPDTDETFETTIEVDEEGGPFSAYLAGLEAGDEVAVEGPYGDHHYEGEARVVVLAGGPGVGPAVAIGEAAVADGKEAAVVYAHEGMPAHQARLNELESAGVSVMMVDAGDVDAFEAAVDEVVTTAPGEQLFVYGFAEFVAAASEAVEAAGGDAAGAKVENFG; from the coding sequence ATGGACAGTACTGTCACCGTCGTCGAGAACGAGTCGGTCGGGCCAGACACGTACGCGGTCACGTTCGATTCGCCGGACGGGTTCGACGCGAGGCCGGGCCAGTTCGTCAAACTATCCGCAGACGTCGAGGGAGAGGGCCACGCGCGGTTCTACACGCTCTCCTCGCCGGACACTGACGAGACGTTCGAGACCACCATCGAAGTCGACGAGGAGGGTGGCCCGTTTAGCGCCTATCTCGCGGGCCTCGAAGCAGGCGACGAAGTTGCAGTCGAGGGACCGTACGGTGACCACCACTACGAGGGCGAGGCGCGCGTCGTCGTGCTCGCGGGCGGCCCGGGTGTCGGCCCGGCAGTTGCAATCGGTGAGGCAGCGGTCGCCGACGGGAAGGAGGCGGCCGTGGTCTACGCCCACGAGGGGATGCCCGCCCATCAGGCGCGGCTGAACGAACTCGAGTCCGCAGGGGTGAGCGTGATGATGGTCGATGCAGGCGACGTGGACGCGTTCGAGGCCGCCGTGGATGAGGTGGTGACGACTGCACCGGGCGAACAGCTGTTCGTCTACGGGTTCGCGGAGTTCGTCGCCGCTGCCAGCGAGGCGGTGGAAGCAGCCGGTGGCGATGCAGCGGGAGCGAAGGTCGAGAACTTCGGGTAG
- a CDS encoding blue (type 1) copper domain protein (PFAM: Blue (type 1) copper domain~KEGG: hbo:Hbor_23920 plastocyanin), with translation MENDALSRRAFLRAGTAGAAAAGTAGTAAAQEGTETGTSSGGGGSGGMSTQEVTVGPGGSLVFEPAELTITPGTTVRWVWDSNNHNVAPESTPEGANWGGEGSSGTTFDSGHEYSHTFDTLGTYEYVCTPHASAGMAGSIEVVESIETPAPTGPAVPDGAKSLIVATTFAMIATLMLAFFFLKFGGDSPKHEAE, from the coding sequence ATGGAGAACGACGCCCTTTCTCGCCGCGCGTTCCTTCGGGCCGGGACGGCCGGGGCTGCAGCGGCCGGTACCGCCGGGACAGCAGCCGCACAGGAAGGTACTGAAACGGGAACGAGCAGCGGTGGCGGTGGTAGCGGCGGAATGTCCACCCAAGAGGTTACCGTCGGCCCCGGCGGGAGCCTCGTGTTCGAACCCGCCGAACTGACCATCACGCCCGGCACGACCGTTCGCTGGGTCTGGGACTCGAACAACCATAACGTCGCTCCCGAGAGCACGCCCGAGGGAGCGAACTGGGGCGGAGAGGGCTCCTCCGGCACGACGTTCGACTCGGGCCACGAGTACAGCCACACGTTCGACACGCTGGGGACCTACGAGTACGTCTGCACCCCCCACGCCTCCGCAGGGATGGCCGGGAGCATCGAAGTCGTCGAGAGTATCGAGACGCCCGCGCCCACCGGGCCGGCGGTGCCCGACGGCGCGAAGTCCCTCATCGTCGCCACAACGTTCGCGATGATCGCGACGCTGATGCTGGCGTTCTTCTTCCTCAAGTTCGGCGGCGACAGCCCGAAACACGAGGCCGAGTAA
- a CDS encoding Hypothetical protein MTH865 (PFAM: Conserved hypothetical protein, MTH865~KEGG: hla:Hlac_0725 hypothetical protein MTH865), with protein MTSDQERDELREQLTTAFEGAEFPVGSQMDLVPTLPEGPGTSFEAGDVSFTAMELAAKLGDEQEFPYDNVEDLVDDIMDGLENQGML; from the coding sequence ATGACCAGCGACCAGGAGCGAGACGAACTTCGTGAGCAGCTGACCACCGCCTTCGAGGGTGCTGAGTTCCCCGTGGGTAGCCAGATGGACCTCGTCCCAACGCTCCCGGAGGGGCCGGGAACGAGCTTTGAGGCGGGCGACGTCTCCTTCACGGCGATGGAACTCGCTGCGAAACTCGGCGACGAGCAGGAGTTCCCCTACGACAACGTCGAGGACCTCGTCGACGACATCATGGACGGCCTCGAGAACCAGGGGATGCTCTGA
- a CDS encoding Ferritin Dps family protein (PFAM: Ferritin/Dps protein~KEGG: htu:Htur_0173 ferritin Dps family protein) — protein MMSQNPDSHLRRPPESELRQRWDTVEENQLRIDPDDAAEIIDLLNRELSGLYILFNQLRKHYWTLEGAETGQVEATLQENADRVSELTDELAIRAHALGGVPVNGPMGVRQHATLRIETGDVYDLRSALENDLNAYATLAVQFREGVERANELGDERTVELLRSGLLALERDAHAIERYLEDDSLA, from the coding sequence ATGATGAGCCAGAACCCGGACTCGCACCTCCGGCGGCCGCCGGAGTCGGAACTGCGCCAGCGGTGGGACACCGTCGAGGAGAACCAACTCCGTATCGACCCCGACGATGCCGCCGAGATAATCGACCTCCTCAACCGGGAGCTCTCGGGGCTTTACATTCTGTTCAATCAGCTTCGCAAGCACTATTGGACGCTCGAGGGTGCCGAGACCGGACAGGTCGAGGCAACCCTGCAGGAGAACGCAGACCGAGTGAGTGAGTTGACCGACGAACTCGCCATCCGGGCCCACGCGCTGGGTGGTGTTCCCGTCAACGGCCCGATGGGGGTTCGCCAGCACGCGACGCTGCGCATCGAGACCGGCGACGTGTACGACCTGCGCTCGGCGCTCGAAAACGACCTGAACGCCTACGCGACGCTCGCCGTGCAGTTCCGCGAGGGGGTCGAACGGGCGAACGAACTCGGCGACGAACGGACGGTCGAACTCCTTCGGAGCGGGCTGTTGGCGCTGGAACGGGACGCCCACGCCATCGAGCGTTATCTCGAGGACGACTCGCTGGCCTGA
- a CDS encoding glycosyl transferase group 1 (PFAM: Glycosyl transferase, group 1~KEGG: hla:Hlac_0582 glycosyl transferase group 1) — protein MRVAFVSMETAHHADNRALERTRRTASLLADHGHEVDYLCAQWWGGKETPVFEHNGITYRRVTQDCATGRFAAKLPLAMRRAGADVVHVTNSPPRHAAVAEKTGTLLRTPVLIDWFQDRHDDPAKGYRRAAGGADIVTTPSETIRTRVREHGAADGSVRVVPESIDMGTVREAPADDRFDVVYSRRLDNHANVGTLFLALAERRRQRWSAAVVGEGPEREAIEQAARDLRIDDRVTFTGALPEDERVSIYKGSHVFAQTATVEPFATELLRALACGCVGIVEYQANSSAHELVEGRDRGQLVTSPQELAATITQVGDLERRQVDERYTEYDHAAVLERYVDCYKELQATRGWF, from the coding sequence ATGCGAGTCGCGTTCGTGTCGATGGAAACCGCCCATCACGCCGACAACCGGGCGCTGGAGCGAACGCGACGCACCGCCAGCCTGCTAGCGGACCACGGCCACGAAGTGGATTACCTCTGTGCGCAGTGGTGGGGAGGCAAGGAGACACCTGTGTTCGAACACAACGGCATCACCTACCGTCGGGTGACACAGGACTGCGCTACAGGCCGGTTCGCCGCCAAACTCCCGCTCGCGATGCGGCGGGCCGGCGCCGACGTGGTTCACGTCACAAACAGCCCGCCCAGACACGCAGCTGTCGCCGAGAAGACGGGAACGTTGCTCCGAACGCCGGTGTTGATCGATTGGTTCCAGGACCGTCACGATGACCCCGCGAAAGGGTACCGCCGTGCTGCGGGAGGCGCGGATATCGTCACGACGCCGTCGGAAACCATCCGCACGCGTGTTCGCGAGCACGGCGCCGCCGACGGCTCGGTCAGAGTCGTCCCCGAGAGCATCGATATGGGCACGGTCCGGGAGGCGCCCGCAGACGACCGGTTCGACGTCGTCTACTCGCGGCGCCTCGACAACCACGCCAACGTGGGGACGCTCTTTCTCGCGCTGGCCGAACGCCGGCGCCAGCGTTGGTCGGCCGCAGTCGTCGGTGAGGGGCCCGAGCGGGAGGCCATCGAACAGGCTGCCCGAGACCTCCGCATCGACGACCGCGTGACGTTCACCGGCGCGCTGCCCGAGGACGAGCGGGTGAGCATCTACAAAGGCTCGCACGTGTTCGCACAAACGGCGACGGTCGAACCGTTCGCGACGGAGCTCCTCCGGGCGTTGGCGTGTGGCTGTGTGGGCATCGTCGAGTATCAGGCCAACTCGAGCGCCCACGAACTGGTCGAGGGTCGCGACCGGGGACAGCTCGTCACCAGCCCACAGGAGCTGGCGGCCACGATCACCCAGGTCGGCGATCTGGAGCGCCGCCAAGTCGACGAGCGCTACACGGAGTACGACCACGCTGCGGTGCTCGAGCGGTACGTGGACTGCTACAAGGAGCTACAGGCGACCCGCGGCTGGTTCTGA
- a CDS encoding Ferritin Dps family protein (PFAM: Ferritin/Dps protein~KEGG: hje:HacjB3_09550 ferritin Dps family protein) — MSTGKNARQQAGTIEENALRIDTEKAEQIIEALNRDLASAYVLYHQLRKHHWNVEGAESGDLHAFLGEAAARIEEQADVIAERIQTLGGVPVAGPAEQEKRAYVEFEGEDVYDIRSSLENDLETFGDIIENVREHVGLADDLGDYGTAELLRESLESLEDDAHEIDHYLEDDTLVQR; from the coding sequence ATGAGTACTGGGAAGAATGCCCGACAACAGGCCGGCACCATCGAGGAGAACGCGCTACGTATCGACACCGAGAAAGCCGAACAGATTATCGAGGCGCTGAACCGCGACCTCGCCTCGGCCTACGTCCTCTATCACCAGCTGCGCAAGCACCACTGGAACGTCGAGGGCGCGGAGTCCGGCGACCTCCACGCGTTCCTGGGTGAGGCCGCAGCACGCATCGAGGAGCAGGCCGACGTCATCGCCGAGCGGATTCAGACACTGGGCGGCGTCCCCGTGGCCGGTCCCGCCGAGCAGGAGAAGCGGGCCTACGTCGAGTTCGAGGGCGAGGACGTCTACGACATCCGCTCGTCGCTGGAGAACGATCTCGAGACGTTCGGCGACATAATCGAGAACGTCCGGGAGCACGTTGGCCTTGCCGACGACTTGGGCGACTACGGGACCGCTGAACTGCTTCGCGAGTCGCTCGAGTCGCTCGAGGACGACGCCCACGAGATTGACCACTACCTTGAGGACGACACGCTCGTCCAGCGGTAG
- a CDS encoding GCN5-related N-acetyltransferase (PFAM: GCN5-related N-acetyltransferase~KEGG: hbo:Hbor_23230 acetyltransferase): MELRTASRSDLTAVRDVAEASLAASYDHTLGEELREQAVETWYGERQSLTCEGAEASAAGGLAETIDDEETTVVVAEADDEMIGFAQGSLVEGADLVGRIEWIHVHPDHRGSGVGSRLLDRIEAELASVGADRIEGRVLDANRAGKTFYEQRGYEAGSTRELRLGSDMATERTFVRQYEEPTNTGINDRRETDEGDSVFIAYDDSARGSKGPFYGAYLDEDRAQRYGWFCGVCNSLDVGMDTMGRLECENCRNRRKATRWDATTG; this comes from the coding sequence ATGGAACTTCGAACCGCGAGCCGCTCGGATCTCACGGCGGTCAGGGACGTGGCCGAGGCGTCGCTCGCAGCCTCATACGACCACACCCTCGGCGAAGAGCTCCGAGAGCAGGCCGTCGAAACCTGGTACGGCGAGCGCCAGAGCCTCACCTGCGAGGGCGCGGAGGCGTCCGCCGCCGGCGGCCTCGCCGAGACCATCGACGACGAGGAGACCACTGTCGTCGTCGCCGAGGCGGACGACGAGATGATCGGCTTCGCACAGGGCTCACTCGTCGAGGGTGCCGACTTGGTCGGGCGGATCGAGTGGATCCACGTCCACCCCGACCACCGCGGCTCCGGCGTCGGCAGCCGGCTACTGGACCGGATCGAAGCGGAGCTCGCCAGCGTGGGTGCCGACCGGATCGAGGGGCGCGTGCTTGACGCGAACAGGGCTGGGAAGACGTTCTACGAACAGCGGGGCTACGAGGCGGGGTCCACCCGGGAGCTTCGGCTCGGCAGCGACATGGCGACCGAACGAACGTTCGTCCGGCAGTACGAGGAGCCGACGAACACCGGCATCAACGACCGCCGGGAGACCGACGAGGGCGATTCCGTCTTCATCGCCTACGACGACAGCGCCCGGGGTTCGAAGGGGCCGTTCTACGGCGCCTATCTCGACGAGGACCGGGCGCAGCGCTACGGCTGGTTCTGCGGGGTCTGTAACAGCCTCGACGTGGGCATGGACACGATGGGGCGACTGGAGTGTGAGAACTGCAGGAACCGCCGGAAGGCGACGCGGTGGGACGCGACGACCGGCTAA
- a CDS encoding Ferritin Dps family protein (PFAM: Ferritin/Dps protein~KEGG: htu:Htur_0172 ferritin Dps family protein), with protein MPGNQQGRLVHDLEGATVRQEWGTVRENPIRFDAEEAARMVEELNAVHAGAFNLFYLVRKHYWTAEGAEQGDVAAFLEDAYQRLREISDAFAQRIVELGGVPASTPPQLQKYSPVHLEAENLYSLRASLEGDLEAYATLVACLRDAVPVAKETGDEGSRELLEDRLKELEADADTIDDYLDSDTLVGGR; from the coding sequence GTGCCGGGAAACCAGCAGGGCCGTCTGGTCCACGACCTCGAGGGCGCGACCGTCCGGCAGGAGTGGGGAACGGTTCGAGAGAACCCCATCCGCTTCGACGCCGAGGAGGCCGCCCGGATGGTGGAGGAGCTGAACGCAGTCCACGCGGGCGCGTTCAACCTTTTCTACCTCGTGCGGAAACACTACTGGACTGCCGAGGGTGCAGAGCAAGGCGACGTGGCAGCGTTCCTCGAGGACGCCTACCAGCGCCTTCGGGAGATTAGCGACGCGTTCGCCCAACGCATCGTCGAACTCGGTGGCGTGCCGGCGTCGACGCCGCCACAGCTCCAAAAATACTCGCCGGTCCATCTGGAGGCGGAGAATCTCTACAGCCTGCGCGCGTCACTCGAGGGCGACCTCGAGGCCTACGCGACGCTTGTCGCCTGCCTGCGCGACGCTGTTCCCGTCGCGAAGGAGACGGGCGACGAGGGAAGCCGTGAACTGCTTGAGGACCGCCTCAAGGAACTGGAAGCAGACGCCGACACCATCGACGACTATCTCGACAGCGACACACTCGTGGGGGGTCGATGA
- a CDS encoding methylmalonyl-CoA mutase, large subunit (TIGRFAM: Methylmalonyl-CoA mutase, alpha chain, catalytic~KEGG: hla:Hlac_1182 methylmalonyl-CoA mutase, large subunit~PFAM: Methylmalonyl-CoA mutase, alpha/beta chain, catalytic) → MYDDEDLAAIRESRDAWEEETLDPVLDAYGERKDRFATVSNLEVDRLYGPNDVSDIDYEEDLGHPGEFPYTRGPYPTMYRGRTWTMRQFAGFGSAEDTNERFHYLIDEGQTGLSTAFDMPSLMGIDSDDPMALGEVGKEGVAVDTLRDMEILFDGIDIGEVSTSFTINPSASVIYAMYLALADQQDVPRDQVRGTLQNDMLKEFIAQKEWVIPPEPSLDIVTDTIEFAVQETPKFRPVSISGYHIREAGSTAVQELAFTLADGFAYVEDAMNRGLEVDEFAPQLSFFFNSHNSIFEEVAKFRAARRIYARVMDEWYDAEAEQSKQLKFHTQTAGQSLTAQQPINNIVRVTIQALAGVFGGTQSLHTNSYDEALALPSEEAVKVALRTQQIIADESGAADSIDPLAGSFMVESLTEEMEEKAMTYIESIKEMGDGSVRDGVLTGIDEGFFHREIQESSYEYQERVDDEEEVVVGVNKYVSEKDTSPEVLHVDEKMSERQRERLASVKDERDDEAVEAALDDLQAAIQNDENVMPFVITAVKAYTTMGEIMDVFEAEHGSYREKIGLA, encoded by the coding sequence ATGTACGACGACGAGGATCTCGCGGCAATCCGCGAGTCCCGTGATGCGTGGGAGGAGGAGACGCTCGACCCAGTGCTCGACGCGTACGGCGAGCGCAAAGACCGCTTTGCCACGGTCTCGAACCTCGAAGTCGACCGGCTCTACGGCCCGAACGACGTGAGCGACATCGACTACGAGGAGGATCTCGGCCACCCCGGCGAGTTCCCCTACACCCGCGGCCCCTACCCGACGATGTACCGCGGCCGGACGTGGACGATGCGGCAGTTCGCCGGCTTCGGCTCGGCGGAGGACACCAACGAGCGCTTCCACTACCTCATCGACGAGGGCCAGACGGGCCTCTCGACGGCGTTCGACATGCCCTCGCTGATGGGGATCGACTCCGACGACCCGATGGCGCTGGGCGAGGTCGGCAAGGAGGGCGTCGCCGTCGACACGCTGCGGGACATGGAAATTCTCTTCGACGGCATCGACATCGGCGAGGTCTCGACGTCGTTCACCATCAACCCCTCCGCCTCGGTCATCTACGCGATGTATCTCGCGCTGGCTGACCAGCAGGACGTTCCCCGCGACCAGGTTCGGGGGACCCTCCAGAACGATATGCTGAAAGAGTTCATCGCCCAGAAAGAGTGGGTCATCCCGCCGGAGCCCTCGCTGGATATCGTCACGGACACCATCGAGTTCGCCGTACAGGAGACGCCGAAGTTCCGCCCGGTCTCCATCTCGGGCTACCACATCCGGGAGGCTGGCTCGACAGCCGTTCAGGAGCTCGCGTTCACCCTCGCTGACGGCTTCGCCTACGTTGAGGACGCGATGAATCGTGGGCTGGAGGTCGACGAGTTCGCCCCGCAGCTCAGCTTCTTCTTCAATTCGCATAATTCAATTTTCGAGGAGGTGGCGAAGTTCCGTGCAGCCCGGCGCATCTACGCCCGCGTGATGGACGAGTGGTACGACGCCGAGGCCGAACAGTCCAAACAGCTGAAGTTCCACACCCAGACCGCCGGCCAATCCCTGACCGCCCAGCAGCCCATCAACAACATCGTTCGCGTGACGATTCAGGCGCTCGCGGGTGTCTTCGGCGGCACCCAGAGCCTCCACACCAACTCCTACGACGAGGCACTGGCCCTGCCGAGCGAGGAAGCGGTGAAGGTGGCACTCCGCACCCAGCAGATCATCGCCGACGAGTCCGGCGCCGCCGACAGCATCGACCCGCTCGCGGGCTCGTTCATGGTCGAGAGCCTCACCGAGGAGATGGAGGAGAAGGCCATGACGTATATCGAATCCATCAAGGAGATGGGCGACGGTTCGGTCCGCGACGGCGTCCTCACGGGTATCGACGAGGGGTTCTTCCACCGCGAAATTCAGGAGTCCTCCTACGAGTACCAGGAGCGCGTCGACGATGAGGAGGAGGTCGTCGTCGGGGTCAACAAGTACGTCTCCGAGAAGGACACCTCGCCGGAGGTCCTGCACGTCGACGAGAAGATGTCGGAGCGCCAGCGCGAGCGTCTCGCTTCCGTGAAAGACGAGCGCGACGACGAAGCGGTCGAGGCAGCGCTCGACGACCTGCAGGCGGCGATTCAGAACGACGAGAACGTGATGCCGTTCGTCATCACGGCGGTGAAGGCCTACACAACGATGGGCGAGATTATGGACGTGTTCGAGGCCGAACACGGCAGCTACCGCGAGAAGATCGGGCTAGCCTGA